TATTCATTCTAGTAGGTACCTATCTGAGATCTCGATTTTACAGTAACCAAATGTGCTGTCCCAAACACCACAGTTACCAGTGCCACTGCAACTACAACTACAAGCAGAAATACAACCGACTCTGCGATCTCTGTCAATCCTACCACGTTACCTTCACCTGATCATTTTGCCACCGGGTTCAATTACGATGTGAGGGATCCAGAAACTGGGGTGGCTTGTGTTAGGGTAGCTATGGCGATGTCCATAAAAGCAAATTATATATCAACGGGTTATGATGTAAGTACGCGAGGAGCTTGAACTGATATAGATATATTACACTCTTCGTTACCGTGCACACGCTTTAGATCAAGGAAGCATTTTTGAATATTCCACGCACAGCCAAAGTAAGGGGCACATGCAGGGGCGTCGCCCCTACAATGGAGTTGATTTGGGCGGAAGACCCAACATTAGAAGGGACGCTGAACCGAATTACGCTTATGATCAGCAGGAGGCATATCACATTGTCCCTGCATGTCATAGCTTACGAATTATACATTGACAATAAAACCTTCCCTGACGCGCTACAAGAGGGTTCGTATTGCAATAATAAATGAGGCTTCTGGCGTTACGATAATGAACTGTGCGAAAACTTTATGCACAATTTTGAATGCAGGGAAGAGATTTAGATGCGAGCTGCGCGGAGATGAACACAGATGCGAGCCCGAAACTACAGCGGGTACTGTGGACGTTCATATAACCTTTCCCGGTTTTGTTTTAGTCGCTTTCAACAGCGAGGAGAGTGTTGCCACGAGAACAGGTAAGTACAATTAAGCATAAGCTTACGGAACTTACGTTCCGCGTTCAACATTCAACAAACTACGCAATCTTTCAGAGGTCAACGGCGTCTCTGGAGCAGACGTGGCACAGTGGTCTGGGTACCTACTTCTAGCGGCCAAAATTTTTATCTTTCGGAAACTTGGTGATCGAGGAATCTgacaccaaaaattcaaaattcaagaTGGCGCATTCAAATTTATAGCCAAAATCAAAAACATCTATCTCGATTTATTCCAATGCAAATTCATTTTCTATTATATAATTCGACTATTTAGCgtaaattattgaaaaagaaacacTATTAACTACtactaagaaaaaaattatcgtGACTAAAATTGAATATCAATTTTTCCGCACAAATTATTGTTCTATCACAGAATTCAATATTTATAGGtattttctgttatatttttgtaacaaGCACACCCGTACTagagaggaaaagaggaaaaagaatcaGTTCATATCTCAAATATACTTGCTTACCTATATAACTGTACTTATAATACAAACACGTATTTTGAtgttctataatgagtaattaaaataattacaatcacatcaaatttcatgattttgtccCCAGGATATTATGTCTAATCAACGAATCGTCTGGAAAAGCAAAGGTATGCGGGTTTAGAAGCTCCGGAGGGTtgtcaattcatacaaaaaaaatgacattgtaaaattgaagttgagaaattgaattttgaccACTCTCCAAACCAATGTGCCTGGGGGCAATCGTGGGTGGCGTTGTCGAAAGTGTTGTTCTGAACGCTATAATCACAATCGTGATTGTGGTATGGAGGAAGAAATGTAGGTAGTATATAGACGAAGCTAAATTTGTACATAGTCAGTACACTGtataatagaataataaattcGTTTAATACGCAATGGGTCGTAATCGAAGCACCCCTCGTTGCCAGAAATGGGCGCGTGATCTCGCTCGATACGTACCAACAGAGTTGCACATGGCGCTGGGAAACTACATTTTGTTAATGATCCCGCTTTAGGAAACAATTCGATGCATCGGCCACCCTTCCACGTTCCGTCACGGTTACGCCCACCCCAATTATCTTGTTACTTGCCGGGCACCGATACCTATTGCTTTATGCACGCGACCGTGCGAACGGAAATCGATCTGAATGCGAAATCGTGAAACCGAGCGACAGGCTTGCACGCTCGTGATCGAGCAACGATCCAATTA
This portion of the Andrena cerasifolii isolate SP2316 chromosome 9, iyAndCera1_principal, whole genome shotgun sequence genome encodes:
- the LOC143373007 gene encoding uncharacterized protein LOC143373007 isoform X3 translates to MGRKCVQLLVLLTFMVAVTSATATTTTSRNTTDSAISVNPTTLPSPDHFATGFNYDVRDPETGVACVRVAMAMSIKANYISTGYDIKEAFLNIPRTAKVRGTCRGVAPTMELIWAEDPTLEGTLNRITLMISRRHITLSLHVIAYELYIDNKTFPDALQEGKRFRCELRGDEHRCEPETTAGTVDVHITFPGFVLVAFNSEESVATRTEVNGVSGADVAQWSGYLLLAAKIFIFRKLGDRGI
- the LOC143373007 gene encoding uncharacterized protein LOC143373007 isoform X2, whose translation is MGRKCVQLLVLLTFMVAVTKCAVPNTTVTSATATTTTSRNTTDSAISVNPTTLPSPDHFATGFNYDVRDPETGVACVRVAMAMSIKANYISTGYDIKEAFLNIPRTAKVRGTCRGVAPTMELIWAEDPTLEGTLNRITLMISRRHITLSLHVIAYELYIDNKTFPDALQEGKRFRCELRGDEHRCEPETTAGTVDVHITFPGFVLVAFNSEESVATRTEVNGVSGADVAQWSGYLLLAAKIFIFRKLGYYV
- the LOC143373007 gene encoding uncharacterized protein LOC143373007 isoform X1; its protein translation is MGRKCVQLLVLLTFMVAVTKCAVPNTTVTSATATTTTSRNTTDSAISVNPTTLPSPDHFATGFNYDVRDPETGVACVRVAMAMSIKANYISTGYDIKEAFLNIPRTAKVRGTCRGVAPTMELIWAEDPTLEGTLNRITLMISRRHITLSLHVIAYELYIDNKTFPDALQEGKRFRCELRGDEHRCEPETTAGTVDVHITFPGFVLVAFNSEESVATRTEVNGVSGADVAQWSGYLLLAAKIFIFRKLGDRGI